One segment of Primulina tabacum isolate GXHZ01 chromosome 14, ASM2559414v2, whole genome shotgun sequence DNA contains the following:
- the LOC142523885 gene encoding uncharacterized protein LOC142523885, translating into MPPRRILRKTDEQHVWNGARVRPEAAYERFRRMNPEAFHGTTDPFVAEGWIRSLEVIIRYMDMADADRVRYTIYLLKDDASLWWERAERGVNMMTLTWEEFKRVFYDKYFTADVRSRLKREFMSLRQGDWSVADFVQKFDRGCHFVPLIANNAAEKL; encoded by the exons ATGCCTCCTAGAAGGATATTGCGTAAGACTGATGAG CAACACGTATGGAATGGAGCGAGGGTTAGACCAGAGGCTGCTTATGAGCGATTTAGGAGAATGAACCCAGAGGCTTTCcatggcactactgatccattcgttgctgagggatggattagatcTTTAGAGGTGATCATTCGCTACATGGATATGGCGGACGCTGACCGAGTTCGTTATACCATCTATCTGTTGAAAGACGAtgcttccttatggtgggaaAGAGCAGAGCGAGGAGTGAATATGATGACTTTGACTTGGGAGGAGTTCAAGAGGGtattctatgacaagtactttactgctgatgttCGTTCTAGGCTCAAGagagagttcatgagtctccgtcaGGGGGATTGGTCTGTTGCAGACtttgtgcagaagtttgataggggctgtcactttgtgcccttgattgccaACAATGCTGCTGAAAAATTATGA